The following proteins are encoded in a genomic region of Acetobacter oryzoeni:
- the greA gene encoding transcription elongation factor GreA: MQKTPMTGKGLLQLEDELRKLKSEERPAVIRAIAEARSHGDLSENAEYHAARERQSFIEGRILELEELISTAEVIDPTTLSGKQVKFGATVCLVDEDTDKEITYQIVGLHEADIKQHRISISSPLAKALIGKEEGDTVSVPAPGGDRTYEILSVKFI, translated from the coding sequence TTGCAGAAAACTCCAATGACGGGCAAGGGCCTGCTGCAGCTAGAAGATGAGCTGCGCAAGCTGAAATCAGAAGAACGTCCGGCAGTTATCCGCGCCATTGCGGAAGCCCGTAGCCACGGCGATCTTTCTGAAAATGCGGAATATCACGCAGCTCGGGAACGACAGTCCTTTATTGAAGGCCGCATTCTGGAGCTGGAAGAACTTATTTCCACTGCAGAAGTTATTGATCCCACAACCCTTTCTGGCAAGCAGGTCAAGTTCGGGGCCACTGTGTGCCTTGTGGACGAAGATACGGACAAGGAAATTACGTACCAGATTGTTGGCCTGCATGAAGCAGACATCAAACAACACCGCATTTCCATTTCCTCCCCACTTGCCAAGGCGCTGATTGGCAAGGAAGAAGGCGATACCGTTTCTGTGCCCGCACCGGGCGGAGATCGGACTTACGAAATCCTTTCCGTCAAATTCATCTAA
- a CDS encoding RNA pyrophosphohydrolase → MTDASSPSLPYRPNVGAMIFHADGRIFIARRTDMPGAGGPLSEGTWQCPQGGIDAGEDPQKAVLREVAEEIGTDKVRILAEHPEWITYDLPQHLIGRALGGKYRGQTQKWFALAFEGTDADIRLDAQTPAEFDAWQWIELATLPQQNVGFKKPIYERLVQDFAQFAKPRA, encoded by the coding sequence ATGACAGACGCAAGCTCTCCGTCCCTTCCGTATCGCCCTAATGTGGGGGCCATGATTTTTCATGCTGATGGACGCATTTTTATTGCCCGGCGCACGGATATGCCCGGCGCTGGCGGCCCATTGAGCGAAGGCACATGGCAATGCCCCCAAGGCGGCATTGATGCCGGAGAAGACCCCCAAAAGGCCGTACTGCGCGAAGTGGCGGAAGAAATTGGCACAGATAAAGTGCGTATTCTGGCCGAACATCCAGAATGGATTACGTATGATCTGCCCCAGCACCTTATAGGCCGTGCATTGGGTGGAAAGTATCGGGGCCAGACACAAAAATGGTTTGCCTTGGCTTTTGAAGGCACAGATGCCGATATCCGGCTGGATGCCCAAACCCCAGCGGAATTTGACGCATGGCAATGGATAGAGCTTGCCACTCTGCCCCAGCAGAATGTCGGGTTTAAAAAACCGATTTATGAACGCTTGGTGCAGGATTTTGCACAATTTGCAAAACCCCGCGCATAA
- a CDS encoding threonine ammonia-lyase — MITFEDVTAAADRIRGNVIRTPTIASHALSKATGADITLKLENLQAVGSFKERGAANKLALLSPEERSRGVIAVSAGNHAQGVARHASLLGIDAVIVMPKFTPAGKVVRTRNWGARVILEGESFAEALMFAEDLQAREGRTFIHPYDDPAVMAGQGTCALELFQDAGPLDALVVPIGGGGLLSGCAVAARAMRPDIKLIGVQVEKYDSLCAFPGPATHPNGGATIAEGIAVLQIGRQTDEVIRKLVDQVLVVSESAIENAITLLAEGAKQVSEGAGAAGLAALLTYPDMFRGKKVALPVSGGNIDSRILANTLLRAMLRDGRILRLIMEIPDRPGVLADISKSIGEAGGNIIEVSHQRLFAAPSVQAAQLEVMIEARDPEHAALITQELGKSYIVRRA, encoded by the coding sequence ATGATCACGTTTGAGGATGTCACAGCCGCGGCAGATCGTATCCGTGGCAATGTGATCCGCACGCCCACCATTGCATCCCACGCGCTTTCCAAGGCAACCGGGGCCGATATTACCCTTAAGCTTGAAAATCTTCAGGCTGTTGGGTCGTTCAAGGAGCGTGGTGCCGCCAACAAACTGGCACTGCTTTCCCCCGAAGAGCGCAGCCGTGGTGTCATTGCCGTATCTGCTGGCAACCATGCACAGGGTGTGGCCCGCCATGCCAGCCTGCTGGGTATTGATGCTGTTATTGTCATGCCCAAGTTTACGCCGGCAGGCAAAGTGGTGCGCACCCGCAACTGGGGGGCACGTGTTATTCTGGAAGGCGAAAGCTTTGCAGAAGCCCTGATGTTTGCAGAAGACCTGCAAGCGCGTGAAGGCCGCACCTTTATCCATCCGTATGATGACCCCGCAGTGATGGCGGGCCAAGGCACCTGCGCGCTGGAGCTTTTTCAGGATGCCGGGCCATTGGATGCGCTGGTGGTGCCTATTGGTGGTGGTGGCCTGCTTTCTGGCTGCGCCGTGGCGGCCCGCGCCATGCGCCCGGATATCAAGCTGATTGGCGTGCAGGTGGAAAAGTATGATTCCCTTTGCGCCTTCCCCGGCCCTGCTACGCACCCCAATGGTGGCGCCACCATTGCGGAAGGTATTGCCGTTCTGCAAATTGGCCGCCAGACGGATGAAGTTATCCGCAAGCTGGTTGATCAGGTTCTGGTTGTTTCTGAATCCGCTATTGAAAACGCCATTACTCTGCTGGCTGAAGGCGCCAAGCAGGTTAGTGAAGGCGCAGGCGCTGCCGGGCTTGCTGCCCTGCTAACCTACCCGGATATGTTCCGCGGTAAAAAGGTTGCCCTGCCTGTTTCTGGCGGAAACATTGATAGCCGTATTCTGGCCAACACCCTGCTGCGCGCCATGCTGCGTGATGGCCGCATTTTGCGCCTGATTATGGAAATTCCAGACCGCCCCGGTGTTCTGGCCGATATTTCCAAAAGCATCGGGGAAGCTGGCGGCAATATTATTGAAGTTTCGCACCAGCGCCTGTTTGCTGCCCCTTCCGTGCAGGCAGCGCAGTTGGAAGTGATGATAGAAGCGCGAGACCCAGAACACGCTGCCCTTATCACGCAGGAACTGGGTAAATCCTACATTGTGCGCCGCGCCTGA
- a CDS encoding divergent polysaccharide deacetylase family protein: MHTPSLWQQLPSNGRAFIRFWGGCATAAVALAIGLQVMGPPGLSIEGQDIDVSADSAAKQSSPAQRTTIPGPQADLLESKNGPGGFPLPKVGAHDRTPKKVYAAPAVDVPPGTPMVALLIDGIDQTDDLTTEAINSLPGPVSLGISPYAANPEELMNAARQHRHETLLSLPIQDNATKNTDAGPKALGLLLSPQQNMDNLNWALSHLAGYVGVTNAFAGQNGGSFPQSESFKSLVKAIDQRGLLYLDATPGTQTEGASSTATADVVVNTDTDIVNIDIQLLKLQQMARQNGRAIGILGPLRPVAMACLRAWLPHLKDMGIALVPVSQIVLPPDMSAYGPAAADGSMHVNLSNPRVQQQGQPQQ; the protein is encoded by the coding sequence ATGCACACTCCATCGCTCTGGCAGCAACTGCCCTCTAACGGGCGCGCCTTTATCCGCTTTTGGGGCGGGTGCGCCACAGCTGCTGTGGCGCTTGCCATAGGGTTACAGGTTATGGGGCCGCCCGGCCTTTCCATTGAGGGGCAGGATATTGATGTTTCGGCAGATTCTGCTGCCAAACAATCCTCCCCCGCGCAGCGCACCACCATTCCGGGGCCGCAGGCTGATCTGCTGGAAAGCAAGAATGGGCCGGGGGGCTTTCCCCTCCCCAAAGTGGGTGCGCATGATCGCACACCCAAAAAGGTTTATGCCGCCCCTGCAGTGGATGTGCCACCCGGCACCCCCATGGTGGCATTGCTGATTGATGGCATAGACCAGACAGATGACCTGACAACCGAAGCCATAAACTCCCTGCCCGGCCCGGTTTCTCTGGGCATTTCACCTTATGCCGCCAACCCTGAAGAATTGATGAACGCAGCACGCCAGCACAGGCATGAAACGCTGCTTTCTCTCCCCATTCAGGATAACGCCACCAAGAACACAGATGCCGGCCCCAAGGCACTTGGGTTGCTGCTTTCACCCCAGCAGAACATGGATAATCTGAACTGGGCGCTTTCTCATCTGGCGGGCTATGTGGGTGTTACCAACGCCTTTGCAGGCCAGAATGGTGGCAGTTTCCCGCAATCTGAAAGCTTTAAATCTCTGGTAAAGGCCATAGACCAACGTGGTCTGCTGTATCTGGATGCCACACCCGGCACACAAACCGAAGGGGCTAGCAGCACCGCCACCGCTGATGTGGTGGTGAACACGGATACGGATATTGTCAACATTGATATCCAGTTGCTGAAACTCCAGCAAATGGCACGGCAGAACGGCCGCGCCATTGGCATTTTGGGGCCATTGCGGCCTGTGGCCATGGCCTGCCTGCGCGCGTGGTTGCCGCACCTCAAAGACATGGGCATTGCGTTGGTGCCAGTCAGCCAGATTGTTCTGCCGCCAGATATGTCTGCTTACGGCCCAGCCGCTGCAGACGGCAGCATGCATGTGAACCTTTCCAACCCACGTGTGCAGCAGCAAGGCCAGCCGCAACAATGA
- the gpmI gene encoding 2,3-bisphosphoglycerate-independent phosphoglycerate mutase — protein sequence MTSTSHPQKRPVMLVILDGFGWREDLSDNAVQIARTPNFDKLWQNSPHSFVRTSGEDVGLPEGQMGNSEVGHLNIGAGRVVMQELPRIFTAIRDGSLARNPVMENFIATLKKSGGTCHLMGLVSPGGVHSHQDHAVALARIVAQAGVPVAFHLFTDGRDTAPRSAQEFLEKLRADLPSSVKLATISGRYYAMDRDKRWDRVEKAYNAIVSAEGPKAATPEDVVSNAYQADISDEFIIPTVLEGYTGMKDGDGILSFNFRADRIRQLMDALLEPDFDGFARSKVVQFAAAVAMTHYSDTLSKRMSILFPPEELTNLLGEVVSRAGLKQIRMAETEKYPHVTYFMNGGREMLFEGEDRILVPSPKVATYDLQPEMSAPELTDKAVAAIKSGEYDLLVLNFANPDMVGHTGKLDAAVKAVEAVDTGLGRIAQAIAEQHGALLVTADHGNCETMKDPKTGGPHTSHTLNLVPFIAYGSGASALRDGGRLADIAPTLLALLNLPKPAEMTGSSLLER from the coding sequence ATGACCTCCACATCGCACCCACAGAAAAGACCAGTCATGCTTGTCATCCTTGATGGGTTTGGATGGCGAGAGGATCTGTCAGACAACGCGGTGCAGATTGCCCGCACCCCCAATTTTGACAAGCTGTGGCAGAACAGCCCGCACAGCTTTGTGCGCACCAGTGGTGAAGATGTAGGCCTGCCTGAAGGGCAAATGGGCAATTCCGAAGTTGGGCATCTGAACATTGGTGCTGGCCGTGTGGTGATGCAGGAACTGCCGCGCATTTTCACCGCCATTCGGGATGGCAGCCTTGCCCGTAACCCGGTGATGGAAAACTTTATTGCCACGCTGAAAAAAAGCGGCGGCACCTGCCATTTGATGGGCCTTGTTTCTCCCGGTGGTGTGCATTCCCATCAGGATCATGCTGTCGCGCTTGCGCGCATTGTTGCCCAAGCTGGTGTGCCAGTGGCCTTCCACCTATTTACAGATGGGCGCGATACGGCCCCACGCTCCGCACAGGAGTTTTTGGAAAAACTGCGTGCTGATCTGCCTTCTTCCGTAAAGCTCGCCACCATTTCCGGCCGTTACTACGCCATGGACCGCGACAAACGGTGGGACCGGGTAGAAAAAGCCTACAACGCCATTGTCAGCGCAGAAGGCCCAAAAGCTGCCACCCCAGAAGATGTGGTAAGCAACGCCTATCAGGCCGATATTTCGGATGAGTTCATCATCCCCACCGTGCTGGAAGGCTATACCGGCATGAAGGATGGAGATGGCATTCTCTCCTTCAACTTCCGTGCAGACCGCATCCGCCAGTTGATGGATGCCCTGCTGGAGCCTGATTTTGACGGCTTTGCACGCAGCAAGGTTGTGCAGTTTGCCGCCGCTGTGGCCATGACACATTACAGCGATACGCTTTCCAAACGCATGTCCATTCTGTTCCCCCCAGAAGAACTGACAAACCTGTTGGGGGAAGTTGTCTCCCGCGCAGGCCTCAAGCAGATCCGTATGGCGGAAACGGAAAAATACCCGCACGTCACCTACTTCATGAACGGTGGGCGCGAAATGCTGTTTGAAGGGGAAGATCGTATTCTGGTACCCTCCCCCAAAGTGGCCACCTATGATCTTCAGCCGGAAATGTCTGCCCCGGAACTGACGGACAAAGCCGTAGCGGCCATTAAAAGTGGTGAATACGACTTGCTTGTTCTCAACTTTGCCAACCCGGATATGGTCGGCCACACAGGCAAGCTGGATGCTGCCGTAAAGGCCGTGGAAGCCGTGGATACCGGTTTGGGCCGCATTGCGCAGGCCATAGCAGAACAACATGGCGCGCTGCTGGTAACGGCAGATCATGGTAACTGCGAAACCATGAAAGACCCCAAAACCGGCGGCCCGCATACATCACACACGCTTAACCTTGTGCCCTTTATTGCCTATGGCTCGGGCGCATCTGCCCTGCGCGATGGCGGCAGGCTGGCAGATATTGCCCCCACGCTGCTGGCTCTTCTCAACCTGCCAAAACCTGCGGAAATGACGGGTTCTTCCCTGCTTGAACGCTGA
- a CDS encoding S41 family peptidase: protein MKFRTGLMFGATALTGLALAFHPGHFSGSALVASSAQAATAPDATPTTNHAETYRLLTLFGTVMDMIRQQYVEPVSDRDLITNALNGMLSGLDPHSSYMTQKQYDDMMVQMKGEFGGLGLELQQQDGHIRVVSPIDGTPGFRAGIKPGDYIIAVDGHPIDGTPLDEAVKKMRGKANTKITLTLVREKTPKPIVVTLTREVIHIDVVKSALYDRVGYIRVAQFNETTEKELLKAYNSLKQQAGGKLAGLVLDLRNDPGGLLDQAVDVSSNFIRSGEIVSTRSRNPKDSQRWDAHGTDITDGLPLVVLINGGSASASEIVSGALQDHHRAVLVGTRSFGKGSVQSIIPIPGNGAVRLTTARYYTPSGRSIQALGITPDIVVKETREDPAFSLREADLEHILKNQGGNQTKAQPRTDLPAIAKDIPNEPPANWPEFEYDKPATDFQLQEGLRIVRFMAGLPSPDPAASLPPAKQPAKTDSATHH, encoded by the coding sequence ATGAAGTTCCGCACAGGTCTGATGTTCGGCGCCACTGCCTTAACCGGCCTTGCCCTGGCTTTTCATCCGGGCCACTTTTCTGGCTCTGCCCTTGTAGCTTCCTCCGCGCAGGCTGCCACTGCGCCAGATGCCACACCCACCACAAACCACGCTGAAACATACCGGCTTCTCACACTGTTTGGCACGGTTATGGACATGATCCGCCAACAGTATGTGGAACCTGTTTCAGACCGTGATCTGATTACAAATGCGCTGAATGGCATGTTGAGCGGGCTGGACCCGCACAGCTCCTACATGACGCAAAAACAGTATGATGACATGATGGTGCAGATGAAGGGCGAGTTCGGCGGCCTTGGTCTGGAACTTCAGCAGCAGGATGGGCATATCCGCGTTGTATCCCCCATTGATGGCACACCGGGTTTTCGGGCTGGCATCAAGCCGGGTGATTACATTATTGCCGTAGATGGCCACCCGATTGACGGCACCCCGCTGGACGAAGCCGTGAAGAAAATGCGCGGCAAGGCCAACACCAAAATTACCCTGACACTGGTGCGCGAAAAAACACCCAAGCCAATTGTGGTGACGCTAACGCGTGAAGTGATTCACATCGATGTAGTGAAATCCGCGCTGTATGACCGGGTGGGGTATATCCGCGTGGCACAGTTTAACGAAACCACGGAAAAAGAACTGCTGAAGGCTTATAACAGCCTTAAACAGCAGGCTGGTGGCAAGCTGGCCGGGCTGGTGCTGGATCTGCGGAATGATCCGGGCGGCCTGCTGGATCAGGCTGTGGATGTTTCTTCCAACTTCATTCGCTCGGGTGAGATTGTTTCCACCCGCTCGCGCAACCCCAAAGATAGCCAGCGTTGGGATGCCCACGGCACCGACATTACTGATGGTCTGCCGCTGGTGGTGCTGATTAACGGTGGCTCCGCTTCTGCTTCCGAAATTGTTTCCGGCGCGTTGCAGGATCATCACCGGGCTGTGCTGGTTGGCACACGTTCCTTCGGTAAGGGGTCTGTGCAGTCCATTATCCCCATTCCGGGTAACGGTGCCGTGCGGCTGACCACCGCACGTTACTATACACCTTCTGGCCGCTCCATTCAGGCGCTGGGCATCACGCCCGATATTGTGGTGAAGGAAACGCGGGAAGACCCGGCCTTCAGCCTGCGCGAAGCTGATCTGGAACATATTCTGAAAAATCAGGGTGGCAACCAGACCAAAGCACAGCCGCGCACAGATCTGCCTGCCATTGCCAAGGATATTCCAAACGAACCGCCAGCAAACTGGCCGGAGTTTGAATACGATAAGCCTGCAACAGACTTCCAGCTTCAGGAAGGCCTGCGCATTGTGCGCTTTATGGCGGGCCTGCCTTCTCCTGATCCGGCTGCATCTCTGCCACCTGCCAAGCAACCCGCCAAAACGGATAGTGCAACGCACCACTAA
- a CDS encoding murein hydrolase activator EnvC family protein, which yields MKRIRPFSSPVCPSSHWGKLAGYTALLVAAPALLAAYPAMPLQAATTHHKKAATAHHATQTTAKTPARESKARSTHARKSKTAAEPSVMSDRSVREAQAAVNAAHAQHEAMEQEKARQAAAVTQSRSQNEAAQAAAAEAKNRALALSAATVNATSQLQSTEQQIADLQDQISDVKKEQASLQAALVQDAHALAPILPLAERLSLYPSDTLLAAPMPQGDAITGFLVLRGLSRQMEQEAEGMRARQARLAALNTTLTNKLAELNQLEQTQSHQRDTVRQQAALAREAQKQASATAVNTTHQLQAATQRAASLQDAVSKLDALQAQAESALQKEIAAAERAHEAARAEAARRKMAAMVKTQGPGLAEHPSAGSGLRPVAGTLISTWGSATESGPATGMTYRTPPGASVRAPCAGTVDFAAPFRTYGQMLILNCGRHYRFIMAGLSGLAVDMGQSLTKGAPIGQMGSSGGSGTLFIQLRHGQKTINPAPFL from the coding sequence ATGAAACGTATCCGGCCTTTTTCTTCCCCTGTCTGCCCTTCTTCCCACTGGGGAAAACTGGCCGGATATACGGCGCTTCTGGTTGCAGCCCCTGCTTTGCTGGCGGCCTACCCGGCAATGCCCTTACAGGCTGCAACCACACATCATAAAAAAGCAGCCACGGCACATCATGCCACACAAACTACGGCCAAAACCCCTGCGCGGGAAAGCAAAGCCCGCAGCACACATGCGCGCAAAAGCAAAACGGCCGCAGAACCTTCCGTTATGTCCGATCGTTCAGTGCGCGAAGCACAGGCTGCCGTAAATGCGGCCCATGCGCAGCATGAGGCCATGGAGCAGGAAAAAGCGCGCCAAGCCGCCGCAGTTACGCAATCTCGCAGCCAGAATGAGGCAGCTCAGGCCGCAGCGGCAGAAGCCAAAAACCGTGCGCTTGCACTTTCTGCTGCAACGGTAAACGCGACATCGCAACTTCAAAGCACCGAGCAGCAAATTGCTGATCTGCAAGATCAGATTTCGGATGTGAAAAAGGAGCAGGCATCTCTTCAGGCAGCCTTGGTGCAGGATGCCCATGCGCTTGCCCCTATTCTGCCTTTGGCGGAACGTCTTTCTCTTTATCCATCAGATACCTTGCTGGCTGCCCCCATGCCGCAGGGTGATGCCATTACCGGCTTTTTGGTTTTGCGCGGGCTTTCCCGGCAGATGGAGCAGGAAGCCGAAGGCATGCGCGCCCGTCAGGCTCGGCTGGCTGCATTAAATACCACGCTTACAAACAAGCTGGCTGAATTAAACCAGCTTGAGCAAACCCAAAGCCACCAGCGCGATACCGTGCGCCAACAGGCTGCCCTTGCGCGGGAAGCACAAAAACAGGCGTCTGCCACTGCCGTGAACACCACGCATCAGCTACAGGCCGCCACACAACGCGCGGCCAGTTTGCAGGATGCTGTTTCTAAACTGGATGCCCTTCAGGCACAGGCCGAATCTGCCCTGCAAAAGGAAATAGCTGCCGCAGAACGTGCGCATGAGGCCGCGCGGGCAGAAGCTGCACGCCGCAAAATGGCCGCTATGGTAAAAACACAGGGCCCGGGGCTGGCCGAGCATCCCTCTGCCGGGTCTGGCCTACGGCCCGTTGCGGGCACGCTTATTTCTACTTGGGGGTCTGCCACCGAATCTGGCCCCGCTACGGGTATGACGTATCGCACGCCCCCCGGTGCCAGCGTGCGCGCGCCCTGTGCTGGCACTGTGGATTTTGCAGCCCCGTTCCGCACCTATGGGCAAATGCTTATTTTGAATTGCGGCCGCCATTACCGCTTTATCATGGCGGGCCTAAGCGGACTGGCCGTAGATATGGGCCAGAGTTTGACAAAGGGCGCACCTATAGGACAGATGGGCAGTTCCGGAGGCTCTGGCACACTGTTCATTCAGTTGCGCCATGGGCAGAAAACCATCAATCCCGCGCCGTTTCTGTAA